From the genome of Clostridium felsineum DSM 794:
AAAAAGAAAAACCACATATTTGTTATTATTGTAGAAAATTCATAACAAATGAAGAAGAACTAACAGTAGACCATAAGACACCATTGTCCAGAGGTGGTTTAACTGTACCAGATAATTTAGTTATCGCTTGTAAAGACTGTAATCTTGAAAAAGATAGTATGACAGAAGATGAATATTATGTATATTTAGAAGTAAAAAAAGAATTAGGAAATTATAATTTTATAATTATAACTAAAATAAACAATCTTCTAAAAGAACAAGAAAAAATATTAGATATGTATAGAGATTTACATGAGGAAAAAAGACTTCTTAACTATAAAAAGATGAAAGTGTTAAAAATGATAACAACCGAACATTTTAATGCGGCTAGAGGATATATGTTGGCAAGAGAATTACAGAACTATTCTTTAAAATTAATAAGATTAGATGAAGAATTAATACATGAAACTAGTATGGAGGAATTAGCAAAATATAATATTATGCAGTTAAATACACAGAAAAGAGAAATCTTTAAAAAATTAATAGAAGCGTATAAGAATAAAGATGAAAAATTTAAAATTTTATTAAAAAAAGCAATGTAATTAAGGGGGGGTATACATGAAATTTACTAATGAAATGATGGAATATGAAGACATTAGAGAACACTTGATTGATTTAGAAGCCAAAGAACAATATGTACAAGCAATTAAAGAGACAAAATCCTTCTTAAAAAAACTTAAAAGTAGAGGAATAAAAGGATATAATAGATATTTCGCTTATTATCAATTTTCAAGATATTATTTTCAACTTAATAGACTTGAGATGGCTTTAACTAATATAAAGAAGGCAGAATTTTATTGTATAAGACCTGAATTCCAGTACAATAATTATGCAGTAGAAGCCAATATATACGAGCAATTAGGCGAATATAACAAGGCTATAAGGCTATATAATAGGTGTTTGGTTTATTATAAGTCTATAAGTCTACATCAAACTTATGCTGTTATGATGGCTAATATAGGACACTTAGAGGGTAATGCAATAATGATACAAAGAGCAATTAATGTATTTAAGAAATGTGAAAACACATGGAATTATAATAATATACTCAATGAAATGAAGAATTATTTACATGAGACAATAACTAAGGTTTCTTAGTTAAATATAAATATAAAGGAAGTTGATTTTTATGAAAAAGTTAAGAAAATTAGGATTAAGTATTTTTATGTTAGGATTAGTAATATTACCAGTTGTAAATTACGTTATACTGCCACCACATTAGATTCAAGGGGGACGTAATTAAATCCCCCTTATTTATTTCCTTAAAAGTACTTCACTCTTACTTAGTATGAGTGGTCGTAAATCAACTTGTTTCCATTTGAAACATATTGAACCATCACAATATAGCGATTGTTGAGTTGTGGACTTTTTGTCCATAGGCAACTGACCCTCAATCAGTAGACCACATATAGTTTACCTCTTAGAAGTGGGAAATTCCACTATGAAAATCCTGTTTTAATATATCTTTTATCACTAAAAATGATAAGTAAAATCAGAGTGTCAAATTTGACACAGAGGTCACCAAAAAAAGTTGTACCCCTTTTATTTGTAATCATATTCTTTTTGTATGGTACTTGAAATTTCAAAAATGGATATAAAAAATTTTGCACACCCATTTTTGCATTTAATAAAAACTAAGGAACTCTATGTTCATCAATTCATTTTTCAAATTTTGAAAATATTTTTGCCAATTGCTGGCACTTCCTCATTGCTTGTTTTGGGGAACGTATTACTTTTTCTTTTTTTATTCTCTTATTGACTTTTTAAAATGGCTATATTACTTATCTGTAGAGGCTAGAATATATCGTATATACCGTATACTTGAGAGGTTAATCTATAGGTTAATTTATAATATAAAGTTTTGGATATAAAATTGTACTACTACATTATAAAAGTATCTATATGAGCCTAATAAATACTATAAAATTGATTATATTACCATAGGTTTTTAATGTTGATTAAAAGTCACAACAAAAAGTCTTAGAAAACCAATAATAATTAATGATATCCTAAGATAATATTTGGTTATCTGAAGTTATTATAGATTACCAATGGTTTTCAATAATTATCAGTAATTTTCAATGGTCACCATTAATAATCATTGGTATATTGCATGGGGTATTTTATATAGGGTGGTGCAAAAGTTCGGACACCTTTCCAAAATGAAAAGTTTGGAGAAGTTAGATTTGTTGAGGTTGATGGAAAACCATATGCTGTAGCAAATGATATAGCAAAAATATTAGGATATAAAAGACCTGCTGATGCTATAAGTAGTCATTGCAAGGGGTCGATAAAATACCGAGTCCTTACAAACGGAGGAGAACAAGAAGTTAAAATTATACCACAAGGAGATATTCTTAGGTTAGCGGCTACATGTAAATTAGATGGAGCTGATGAATTTGAATCATGGATATTTGATGAAGTTATTCCTGAGGTAATGAATACAGGTAAATTTGATTCTGTAGAAAATAAGATAAAACAAATTGATATATAAGACTTAAGGGTGTGTCCTAAATTGGCAGACCATGTTAGAGAAAATCAAAGAATAAAAGTTAAAAATTCATATATCATAGTTAAGAGTTTTCGAAAACTAAATAATGCAGGAGAAATATTTATAACTGAGAAAGGGGTCGTGAAATACGAGGGCTTTAAAATAGGTGGAAAGATACCTATACCAGCGTTTAGAGATGAACGATTTCCAAATGCTTGACATCCTAAATTTTGGTGATATAATAGGTTTACAATATAAAAATAAATAATTTTAGACACAAAAACAAAACTATCAAATATCGAGTAAAATAAATATATTTCACATTAATAGCCTTTTTTAACCAAATATGCAGTTTTTTAAACTTTGAACAACTAATAAAAAAGTTATATACTAAAATATACAACATAGTTTTACTTTTATAATATCGCACTTTGAAAAATGAATATTACGCTAATTATTATGTTCAATTTTGGGATTTTTATACCTATTTAATTAACTTATGGTCTTATAATACACTAATTTTAAGTGGTTGTCAAGGGTTACGTAAAATATAAATTTTATGACACTATGCTTTAAAGTTAGATATACCAACAGTTTACAAAGTTTAATATGGCGGTTTAAAAGCATTTCTGCATAATAGCACTAGCATTTAATAAATAATAATTAATTTTTAATAGGAGGATAAACATGAAAAAAAATATATCTACAGTTTATTTAAAGGAAAAAAGTATTGATAGTACATAATAGATTACTTAGCAGATAGTAGGACTTAGTGCCTATTATTATATATAAGTCAAGATAATAAAGGAGATGATCGCAGAAATAATAAATCATTAAAATTAAAAAAAAGAGAGGTGAAAATGATGAAAATTTAAACGCTATCCTATAGGTAAGATTAAATAGGATTAATAAGATTAAAAAAATAGATTAAGATGAGATTAATAGGATTAATAAGGAATAGAAATTTAAATTTCATCTGCAAAAATGAACAAAGAATACAAAGAAAAATTTCCAAATTGGACAAAAGATAATAAAAAATATTACATGTGCCTAACAGACGACTTAGATAGTTTATTTAGTTGTATTTTATTAAATAAAATTAAGGGTTATAAGATAAGTCATTTCTACAGTTTTAATAGTTTATACAGATTAAGTAGCTATAAAAATAATTCTAAAATTATCGCAATAGATATGGAAACTAACATAGGAAAGGCATGGTCTAATCATGTAAACAACGTTCACAATTGTAATGCTGCTAACTTAAATGTTATAGATAGAATAGACGAAAATACATATTTCAAAAAATATAGTGGGAGTACCTTACTACAGATAATAAGTTACTATAATTGGGATATATCTAGCCTGACAGAAGAAGCAAGGATGATTTTATTAGCAATAGATTCTACATATTTGGGGTATTATTTAAAACAATATCCATTACCACAAGTGGCTAACAAACATTATTTATGCGATATATTAGATTTAAAAGAATTATATAAATTACAGGAAAATCACACCAAAGAAGACTTTGAAAAACTACAGAAAAAGTACAATTTAAAGAAGAAAATTTTCGTAAATGAGGAAGGTAAATTAAAAACTAGTATAGATTTAAAAGCGCTAAGTAAAATTTTTAGATTTGAATTTCGATTAACAGAAGAAAGTTTTGAACCAATTAAGATATTTAAAAAAGCAGGAGTAAACACAAAAGATTATACATATTTGGCTGAGAAATTAGAAAGAAACGGACACAAAATATTTACACAAGCACAAACTAATAAGAATTTTATTAAATTAAGTTATTATTAAAAAAGTGGTAAGGCTTAAAAACCTTACCATGTAATATGAAAATTTATGGAGGATGATAATTATGTCAACAGAAGTAGACCAAATTCAATTTAAACGTGGTAATCTAAATGACTTAAATACATTACTAGATGGTGAACCCGCAGTAATTGAAGATAAACAAAATGGTTCTTTGTATTTTGGTACAAAAAACGGAAATAGACGAACGTTAAACGAACAAGATTTATCTGATATAAATGGCAATATAAATAATGTTGTTAACACAGCTACAACAGCTATGAATAATTCTGGAATAGCATTAAGTAATTCCAATCAAGCATTGGATAAATCAAACCAAGCATTAAGTACTGTAGATACAGCTAATACAAATGCATCTCAAGCAGTAACGACAGCAGACCAAGCATTAAATACTGCGAATACGGTAAATAATAAAATGGATGCAAACGATGTGTGGGTAAATTATGATGATAATACTACATATTATAATTATAACAAAGTTGTAGATATGGGAAGTAGTTATATTTGCTTGGTAGATAATGTAAAAGGTCAAGCACCACATTTAGATTCTACAAATACATATTGGAGATTAATAGCATCAAAAGGAAAAGATGGGGCAGGAACTGGTGATATGTCTACAAGTACATATGATATAAATAATAATGGAATAGTAGATAATTCTGAAAGACTTGGAGGACAATTACCTAATTATTATGTAAGTAAAGCAACAAAATTAGGAATAAATAATCTTATAACAAACGGTGATTTTTCTCGTGGAGTTATACCTAATTCTTCTACTAATCCTGAAAATTGGGGACTCTGGGGAGGTTCTAGTATATTTTCAGGTCAAGGACAAACAAATTATAATTTACCTAATACAATTTATTTAACCCATGGAACATCTCCTAGTGGAATAACGTCAAATAATTTAAATTTAAAGCCTAATACAACATATACAATTGCTTTTTCATACGGAACAGAAGGGAATATTAATTATAATTATAATGCAATTGATTTTTATGATACTAATGGAAACCAA
Proteins encoded in this window:
- a CDS encoding HNH endonuclease, with translation MRKYTSRESSMIKNLKKEKPHICYYCRKFITNEEELTVDHKTPLSRGGLTVPDNLVIACKDCNLEKDSMTEDEYYVYLEVKKELGNYNFIIITKINNLLKEQEKILDMYRDLHEEKRLLNYKKMKVLKMITTEHFNAARGYMLARELQNYSLKLIRLDEELIHETSMEELAKYNIMQLNTQKREIFKKLIEAYKNKDEKFKILLKKAM